A region of the bacterium genome:
CTTGGCAAAAAATTCCTCCACCGGTCTGCGGGTGAGCGTATTCCCCTGCTCGAGGTCACGCTCCATCAGCCGCGCTTCGGCCTGGGGACTCAGGGGCTTGGTGAGGAAGGTCTTGAGCAGCTTGCTCGGTTTGAAATGCGTCTTCCTCCGGGGTGGCACGTAGACTTTGTCACCGGTCTTCGGGTTCCGCGCACGTGGTTTCGCCTTGGTAAGCTTGACCTCGAAGACACCGAAATCGCGGACCTCGAGCCGAATCTCAGGATCTGCTGTCATGAGCAGCTCTCGTATGGATGTCAGCACAGTATCAACGACATGATCTGCATCCTGCACCTTGAGAGAAAGCTGATCTGCTACTTTTCGCGCGATGT
Encoded here:
- a CDS encoding integration host factor subunit beta; translation: MKQKVPTLTRKDIARKVADQLSLKVQDADHVVDTVLTSIRELLMTADPEIRLEVRDFGVFEVKLTKAKPRARNPKTGDKVYVPPRRKTHFKPSKLLKTFLTKPLSPQAEARLMERDLEQGNTLTRRPVEEFFAK